One genomic window of Deltaproteobacteria bacterium includes the following:
- a CDS encoding rRNA pseudouridine synthase, whose product MVTERLNRYLSLAASVSRRVADEMVRNGRVTVGGVPVLDPGTLWDPSTQEVRLDGSTLVPVQEEKIYIMLYKPDNVVTTMKDREGRKTAPSLIGELSSRVFPVGRLDFHTTGLLLLTNDGEFAYRLTHPRFGVEKTYIAKLQSVPRPAELNVLRRGVAIEGKMTTPAQINFIEKKGDKAWVMMRIAEGRYHQVRKMFEAIGHRVTKLRRVAIGPLELSGIEPGEWRYLTSKEVRAMNDYMDRRAVEVVGQKPLADVPRHPKRFETPADRRKRKVIKQSINEAARKKEIEKEKAAVAAKAAERKGPRQPKPAWKRGAKHPGKKSPSKPRGPIKKR is encoded by the coding sequence ATGGTGACTGAGCGCTTGAACCGATACCTCTCCCTGGCCGCGTCCGTTTCACGCCGCGTGGCCGACGAGATGGTCCGCAACGGCCGCGTCACCGTGGGCGGCGTTCCGGTCCTGGACCCCGGCACGCTGTGGGACCCGTCCACGCAGGAGGTGCGCCTCGACGGCAGCACGCTCGTTCCCGTCCAGGAAGAGAAGATCTACATCATGTTGTACAAGCCCGACAACGTGGTGACCACGATGAAGGACCGCGAGGGCCGCAAGACCGCCCCGTCGCTGATCGGCGAGCTCTCCTCCCGCGTTTTCCCCGTCGGCCGCCTCGACTTCCACACGACCGGGCTGCTCCTGCTCACGAACGACGGCGAGTTCGCCTACCGGCTCACGCACCCTCGCTTCGGCGTCGAAAAGACGTACATCGCGAAACTGCAGAGCGTCCCCCGCCCGGCGGAGCTGAACGTCCTGCGGCGCGGCGTCGCGATCGAGGGGAAGATGACGACCCCCGCCCAGATCAACTTCATCGAGAAGAAGGGCGACAAGGCGTGGGTGATGATGCGCATCGCGGAAGGTCGATATCATCAGGTGCGCAAGATGTTCGAGGCGATCGGCCACCGGGTGACCAAGTTGCGTCGCGTCGCGATCGGACCGCTGGAACTCTCCGGCATCGAGCCGGGGGAGTGGCGCTACCTCACGTCGAAGGAAGTGCGGGCGATGAACGACTACATGGACCGCCGCGCCGTGGAAGTCGTCGGGCAGAAGCCTCTCGCCGATGTGCCGCGCCACCCGAAGCGGTTCGAGACTCCCGCCGACCGGAGGAAGCGGAAAGTGATCAAGCAGTCGATCAACGAGGCGGCGCGCAAAAAAGAGATCGAGAAGGAGAAGGCGGCGGTCGCGGCCAAGGCCGCCGAGCGCAAGGGTCCGCGCCAGCCCAAGCCCGCATGGAAGAGGGGAGCGAAACACCCCGGGAA
- the scpB gene encoding SMC-Scp complex subunit ScpB, translating to MEETPKPNPPTASEPTAAPDPPAAPQASEEPISVDELLRPASEAETEPPEPDADLPRAASILESLLLVSTEPIPFDKARMLLGGFNRAQMREVLALLRAKYPADSSGILVGEVAKGVQFRTNPANQEHVRKLFDVKPPRFSRAALETLAIIAYKQPLTRQEIEQIRGVDCAGSLKTLMDRRLVKVMGKKNVPGKPFLFGTSREFMETFSLGSLSELPSMRDIEDFLAASTGTPVEERRPAMHLPAIPDGEIEQGGDELAASLAETGSVTEGASAAEEKFPPDVTEAELSDAASKAAGEGGEPGNGD from the coding sequence ATGGAAGAGACACCGAAACCGAATCCGCCGACAGCGAGTGAGCCGACGGCTGCGCCCGACCCCCCGGCCGCGCCGCAGGCGTCCGAGGAGCCGATCAGCGTCGACGAGCTGCTGCGCCCCGCCTCCGAAGCGGAGACGGAGCCGCCGGAGCCCGATGCCGATCTTCCGCGCGCCGCCTCGATCCTGGAGAGCCTCCTCCTCGTTTCCACCGAGCCGATCCCCTTCGACAAGGCGCGCATGCTGCTGGGGGGCTTCAACCGCGCCCAGATGCGGGAGGTGCTGGCCCTCCTCCGCGCGAAATACCCCGCCGATTCCTCCGGGATCCTCGTGGGAGAGGTGGCCAAGGGGGTCCAGTTCCGCACCAACCCGGCGAACCAGGAACACGTGCGCAAGCTGTTCGACGTGAAGCCGCCGCGCTTCTCCCGCGCCGCGCTGGAGACGCTGGCGATCATCGCCTACAAGCAGCCGCTGACCCGGCAGGAGATCGAGCAGATCCGCGGCGTGGATTGCGCCGGGTCGTTAAAGACCCTGATGGACCGGCGGCTCGTGAAGGTGATGGGGAAGAAAAACGTCCCCGGCAAACCGTTCCTCTTCGGCACCTCGCGGGAGTTCATGGAGACGTTCAGCCTCGGCTCCCTCTCCGAGCTGCCGTCGATGCGGGATATAGAGGATTTCCTCGCCGCCTCCACCGGCACGCCGGTCGAGGAAAGGCGGCCGGCGATGCACCTGCCGGCGATCCCTGACGGCGAAATCGAGCAGGGCGGGGACGAGCTCGCCGCGAGCCTGGCCGAAACCGGGTCGGTGACGGAAGGTGCGTCCGCGGCGGAAGAGAAGTTCCCGCCGGACGTGACCGAAGCCGAGCTGTCGGACGCCGCCTCGAAGGCGGCAGGGGAGGGGGGCGAGCCCGGAAATGGTGACTGA
- a CDS encoding segregation/condensation protein A, whose protein sequence is MVRDQKLDINDIPIAKITEQYLAYLDVMQALNLEVAGEFLVMASTLVHIKSKSLLPRLEDEEEEEDPEVMRQELSRRLIEYERFKEAAARLGERPVLGRDVFVRDFLGEEIPGEELVITELSMADLITAFKDALARMPADTAQEFFTERITIADAIAFLLDRLKDEGSIRFEDIVAHCQSRNEIVSYFLALLELVRLKTIRVYQANPLGLISIVPAVRETENGRDTETESADSE, encoded by the coding sequence CTGGTCCGTGATCAGAAGCTCGACATCAACGACATCCCCATCGCGAAGATCACCGAGCAGTACCTGGCCTACCTCGACGTGATGCAGGCGCTGAATCTCGAGGTCGCGGGCGAGTTCCTGGTGATGGCCTCCACCCTCGTCCACATCAAGTCGAAGTCGCTGCTGCCGCGCCTCGAGGACGAAGAGGAAGAGGAAGACCCCGAGGTCATGCGCCAGGAGCTGTCCCGGCGCCTGATCGAGTACGAGCGGTTCAAGGAGGCGGCGGCGCGCCTGGGCGAGCGGCCGGTGCTGGGGCGGGACGTCTTCGTTCGCGATTTCCTCGGCGAGGAGATCCCGGGCGAGGAGCTCGTCATCACCGAGCTGTCGATGGCGGACCTCATCACGGCCTTCAAGGACGCGCTGGCGCGGATGCCCGCCGACACCGCCCAGGAGTTCTTCACCGAGCGGATCACCATCGCCGACGCCATCGCTTTCCTCCTTGATCGCCTGAAGGACGAAGGATCCATCCGGTTCGAGGACATCGTCGCGCATTGCCAGTCGAGGAACGAGATCGTATCCTATTTTCTGGCACTCCTCGAGCTGGTCCGCCTCAAGACGATTCGCGTCTACCAGGCGAACCCGCTGGGGCTGATCAGCATCGTACCCGCCGTCCGGGAGACCGAAAATGGAAGAGACACCGAAACCGAATCCGCCGACAGCGAGTGA